CGGCTGCTCTCCGGTTTATTCCAAAAGATAAGCTTGAAGAAGAGGGATATGGTCAGTTTTTAAGCTTGTTCGATAAATAAAATCTTTTATAAGGGTCAGACCTCATTGGGGTCTGACCCTTGCTGTTATTCATATGTGTATATATGGTAGAATAATGCCACTATAGATAAGATCAGGTTTTTTAGAGGTGAAAGCAATTGATACATCTGCCAAAAGATTTTTTAGAAAAAATGAGAGAGTTACTGCAGGATGAATTTGAAGCTTTTCTTAATAGCTATGAAGAGGAACGGCAACAAGGGTTAAGAGTGAATACATTAAAGATTACGGTAGAAGAGTTTCAAACCTTGAGCCCTTTTACATTGAAGCCGATTCCTTGGGTCGAGGAAGGGTTTTTTTATAAAGATGAAGAGCGTCCCGGAAAACATCCATATCATGAGGCAGGACTTTATTATATTCAAGAACCAAGTGCGATGGCGGCTGGTGAAATAGTCGATCCTAAGCCAGGAGAGAAAGTGTTGGATTTGTGTGCGGCACCTGGCGGAAAATCGACTCATATGGCAAGTAAAATGAAACAATCGGGGTTTTTATTAACGAATGAAATTCATCCAGCCCGGGCCAAAATTTTATCGCAAAACATTGAACGGATGGGAATAAGAAATGCTGTGGTTACGAATGAGACCCCTGAACGGTTAGCGAAAAGGTTTCCGAATTATTTCGACCGGATTATGGTTGATGCCCCGTGTTCTGGTGAAGGAATGTTTCGCAAGGACCCAGAAGCATGTTCAGAATGGAGTGTAGAAAATGTCGCAAAGTGTTCAATTCGCCAAATAGATATCCTGAACCAAGCAGCAGAGATGCTCCGGCCAGGCGGAAGGCTTGTTTATTCAACCTGTACGTTTGCCCCGGAAGAAAATGAGGGAGTTATTAGTCAATTTATTGTAGATAACCCTTCCTTTGAAATTGAAGAGACGAATATTTATGAAGGATTTTCTCGAGGACG
This genomic stretch from Bacillus oleivorans harbors:
- a CDS encoding RsmF rRNA methyltransferase first C-terminal domain-containing protein, with amino-acid sequence MIHLPKDFLEKMRELLQDEFEAFLNSYEEERQQGLRVNTLKITVEEFQTLSPFTLKPIPWVEEGFFYKDEERPGKHPYHEAGLYYIQEPSAMAAGEIVDPKPGEKVLDLCAAPGGKSTHMASKMKQSGFLLTNEIHPARAKILSQNIERMGIRNAVVTNETPERLAKRFPNYFDRIMVDAPCSGEGMFRKDPEACSEWSVENVAKCSIRQIDILNQAAEMLRPGGRLVYSTCTFAPEENEGVISQFIVDNPSFEIEETNIYEGFSRGRKDWTEDRTAALEKTIRLWPHKLQGEGHYIAVLRKTGGEDPPKLKKAEVLKDQKPLKDYVQFVKETLQITPKGQFLLFGDQLYLVPDEMIALQNLKVLRPGWHLGTIKKNRFEPSHAMALSLKGKEVRYTWNFAAESKELAAYLRGESIPAAGPKGWYLVQVDGYSIGWGKLSNGILKNHYPKGLRWM